In Cervus elaphus chromosome 5, mCerEla1.1, whole genome shotgun sequence, the following proteins share a genomic window:
- the LOC122693520 gene encoding proline dehydrogenase 1, mitochondrial isoform X2 produces the protein MGLRRAPRVQLSALCRRAPLSTAPAAREQPAAGPGAEPGRGPAETARPPVPAVDFGNTQEAYRSRRSWELVRSLLVLRLCASPALLARHEQLLHLARRLLGQRLFNTLMKMTFYGQFVAGEDQESIRPLIQHNRAFGVGSILDYGVEEDLTPEEAERTEMESCSSALERDGHGVSKREKQFQAHRAFGDRRDGVTSARTYFYASEAKCDSHMETFLHCIEASGGASEDGFSAIKLTALGRPQFLFSDVLTKWRRFFHHVAAEQGKAGLAAVDTKLEVAALQESVVKMGIASRAEIEDWFTAETLGVSGTLDLLDWCSLIDSRTELSRHLVVPNMQTGRLEPLLSRFTEEEERQMTRMLQRMDVLAKKASQAGVRLMVDAEQTYFQPAISRLTLEMQRRFNVERPLIFNTFQCYLRDAYDNVTLDVELARREGWCFRAKLVRGAYMTQERARALEVGYEDPINPTYEATSIVYHRCLDYVLEELKHNARAAVMVASHNEDTVRFTLRRMEELGLHPADRQVYFGQLLGMCDQISFPLGQAGFPVYKYVPYGPVMEVLPYLSRRALENSGVMKGAQRERQLLWQELKRRLCTGSLFHQPA, from the exons ATGGGTCTCAGGCGAGCGCCGAGGGTGCAGCTCTCTGCCCTCTGTCGCCGCGCCCCGCTGTCTACCGCGCCAGCGGCCCGAGAGCAGCCCGCAGCGGGGCCGGGAGCCGAGCCCGGGCGCGGGCCGGCCGAAACCGCGCGGCCGCCGGTGCCCGCCGTGGACTTCGGCAACACGCAGGAGGCGTACCGGAGCCGGCGCAGCTGGGAGCTGGTGCGCAGCCTGCTGGTGCTGCGCCTCTGCGCCTCGCCGGCGCTGCTGGCGCGCCACGAGCAG TTGCTTCATCTCGCCAGGAGACTTCTGGGGCAAAGGTTGTTCAACACGCTGATGAAGATGACCTTCTACGGGCAGTTTGTGGCTGGCGAGGACCAGGAGTCCATCCGGCCCCTGATCCAGCACAACAGGGCCTTCGGCGTGGGCTCCATCCTGGACTACGGTGTGGAGGAGGACCTGACGCCCGAGGAGGCTGAGCGCACGGAGATGGA GTCCTGTTCCTCGGCCTTGGAGCGTGACGGCCACG GTGTCAGTAAGAGGGAGAAGCAGTTCCAGGCACACCGGGCCTTCGGGGACCGCAGGGACGGGGTCACCAGTGCCCGCACCTACTTCTACGCCAGTGAGGCCAAGTGTGACAGCCACATGGAGACCTTCCTGCACTGCATCGAGGCCTCAG GCGGAGCCAGCGAGGATGGCTTCTCAGCCATTAAGCTCACGGCACTGGGGAGACCGCAGTTTCTG TTCTCGGACGTGCTGACTAAGTGGAGACGCTTCTTCCACCATGTGGCTGCTGAGCAGGGCAAGGCCGGGCTGGCCGCCGTGGACACGAAGCTGGAGGTGGCTGCGCTGCAG GAAAGCGTGGTCAAGATGGGCATCGCGTCCCGGGCGGAGATTGAGGACTGGTTCACTGCGGAGACACTGGGCGTGTCTGG CACGCTGGACCTGCTGGACTGGTGCAGCCTCATCGACAGCAGGACCGAGCTCTCCAGGCACCTGGTGGTCCCCAACATGCAG ACGGGACGGCTGGAGCCCCTGCTGTCACGGttcacagaggaggaggagcGGCAGATGACACGCATGCTGCAAAGGATGGACGTGCTGGCCAAG AAAGCCAGCCAGGCGGGTGTGCGGCTGATGGTGGACGCGGAGCAGACCTACTTCCAGCCAGCCATCAGCCGCCTGACGCTGGAGATGCAGCGCAGATTCAACGTGGAGAGGCCGCTCATCTTCAATACGTTCCAGTGCTACCTCAGG GATGCCTACGACAATGTCACCCTGGACGTGGAGCTGGCTCGCCGGGAGGGCTGGTGTTTCAGGGCGAAGCTGGTGCGTGGTGCGTACATGACTCAGGAGCGCGCCCGTGCGCTGGAGGTGGGCTACGAGGACCCCATCAACCCCACGTACGAGGCCACTAGCATTGTGTACCACAG GTGCCTGGACTATGTCCTGGAGGAGCTGAAGCACAACGCCAGGGCTGCAGTGATGGTGGCCTCGCACAACGAGGACACCGTGCGCTTCACTCTGCGTAG GATGGAGGAGCTGGGCCTGCACCCCGCCGACCGCCAGGTGTACTTTGGACAGCTTCTGGGCATGTGCGACCAGATCAGCTTCCCGCTGG GCCAGGCAGGCTTCCCGGTGTACAAGTATGTCCCTTACGGGCCCGTGATGGAGGTGCTGCCCTACTTGTCCCGCCGCGCCCTAGAGAACAGCGGGGTCATGAAGGGGGCTCAGCGGGAGCGGCAGCTGCTGTGGCAGGAGCTCAAGCGGAGGCTCTGCACCGGCAGCCTCTTCCACCAGCCGGCCTAG
- the LOC122693520 gene encoding proline dehydrogenase 1, mitochondrial isoform X1 produces the protein MGLRRAPRVQLSALCRRAPLSTAPAAREQPAAGPGAEPGRGPAETARPPVPAVDFGNTQEAYRSRRSWELVRSLLVLRLCASPALLARHEQLLHLARRLLGQRLFNTLMKMTFYGQFVAGEDQESIRPLIQHNRAFGVGSILDYGVEEDLTPEEAERTEMESCSSALERDGHGVSKREKQFQAHRAFGDRRDGVTSARTYFYASEAKCDSHMETFLHCIEASGGASEDGFSAIKLTALGRPQFLLQFSDVLTKWRRFFHHVAAEQGKAGLAAVDTKLEVAALQESVVKMGIASRAEIEDWFTAETLGVSGTLDLLDWCSLIDSRTELSRHLVVPNMQTGRLEPLLSRFTEEEERQMTRMLQRMDVLAKKASQAGVRLMVDAEQTYFQPAISRLTLEMQRRFNVERPLIFNTFQCYLRDAYDNVTLDVELARREGWCFRAKLVRGAYMTQERARALEVGYEDPINPTYEATSIVYHRCLDYVLEELKHNARAAVMVASHNEDTVRFTLRRMEELGLHPADRQVYFGQLLGMCDQISFPLGQAGFPVYKYVPYGPVMEVLPYLSRRALENSGVMKGAQRERQLLWQELKRRLCTGSLFHQPA, from the exons ATGGGTCTCAGGCGAGCGCCGAGGGTGCAGCTCTCTGCCCTCTGTCGCCGCGCCCCGCTGTCTACCGCGCCAGCGGCCCGAGAGCAGCCCGCAGCGGGGCCGGGAGCCGAGCCCGGGCGCGGGCCGGCCGAAACCGCGCGGCCGCCGGTGCCCGCCGTGGACTTCGGCAACACGCAGGAGGCGTACCGGAGCCGGCGCAGCTGGGAGCTGGTGCGCAGCCTGCTGGTGCTGCGCCTCTGCGCCTCGCCGGCGCTGCTGGCGCGCCACGAGCAG TTGCTTCATCTCGCCAGGAGACTTCTGGGGCAAAGGTTGTTCAACACGCTGATGAAGATGACCTTCTACGGGCAGTTTGTGGCTGGCGAGGACCAGGAGTCCATCCGGCCCCTGATCCAGCACAACAGGGCCTTCGGCGTGGGCTCCATCCTGGACTACGGTGTGGAGGAGGACCTGACGCCCGAGGAGGCTGAGCGCACGGAGATGGA GTCCTGTTCCTCGGCCTTGGAGCGTGACGGCCACG GTGTCAGTAAGAGGGAGAAGCAGTTCCAGGCACACCGGGCCTTCGGGGACCGCAGGGACGGGGTCACCAGTGCCCGCACCTACTTCTACGCCAGTGAGGCCAAGTGTGACAGCCACATGGAGACCTTCCTGCACTGCATCGAGGCCTCAG GCGGAGCCAGCGAGGATGGCTTCTCAGCCATTAAGCTCACGGCACTGGGGAGACCGCAGTTTCTG CTGCAGTTCTCGGACGTGCTGACTAAGTGGAGACGCTTCTTCCACCATGTGGCTGCTGAGCAGGGCAAGGCCGGGCTGGCCGCCGTGGACACGAAGCTGGAGGTGGCTGCGCTGCAG GAAAGCGTGGTCAAGATGGGCATCGCGTCCCGGGCGGAGATTGAGGACTGGTTCACTGCGGAGACACTGGGCGTGTCTGG CACGCTGGACCTGCTGGACTGGTGCAGCCTCATCGACAGCAGGACCGAGCTCTCCAGGCACCTGGTGGTCCCCAACATGCAG ACGGGACGGCTGGAGCCCCTGCTGTCACGGttcacagaggaggaggagcGGCAGATGACACGCATGCTGCAAAGGATGGACGTGCTGGCCAAG AAAGCCAGCCAGGCGGGTGTGCGGCTGATGGTGGACGCGGAGCAGACCTACTTCCAGCCAGCCATCAGCCGCCTGACGCTGGAGATGCAGCGCAGATTCAACGTGGAGAGGCCGCTCATCTTCAATACGTTCCAGTGCTACCTCAGG GATGCCTACGACAATGTCACCCTGGACGTGGAGCTGGCTCGCCGGGAGGGCTGGTGTTTCAGGGCGAAGCTGGTGCGTGGTGCGTACATGACTCAGGAGCGCGCCCGTGCGCTGGAGGTGGGCTACGAGGACCCCATCAACCCCACGTACGAGGCCACTAGCATTGTGTACCACAG GTGCCTGGACTATGTCCTGGAGGAGCTGAAGCACAACGCCAGGGCTGCAGTGATGGTGGCCTCGCACAACGAGGACACCGTGCGCTTCACTCTGCGTAG GATGGAGGAGCTGGGCCTGCACCCCGCCGACCGCCAGGTGTACTTTGGACAGCTTCTGGGCATGTGCGACCAGATCAGCTTCCCGCTGG GCCAGGCAGGCTTCCCGGTGTACAAGTATGTCCCTTACGGGCCCGTGATGGAGGTGCTGCCCTACTTGTCCCGCCGCGCCCTAGAGAACAGCGGGGTCATGAAGGGGGCTCAGCGGGAGCGGCAGCTGCTGTGGCAGGAGCTCAAGCGGAGGCTCTGCACCGGCAGCCTCTTCCACCAGCCGGCCTAG